In Anguilla rostrata isolate EN2019 chromosome 1, ASM1855537v3, whole genome shotgun sequence, a genomic segment contains:
- the LOC135239132 gene encoding pleckstrin homology domain-containing family G member 4B-like yields the protein MCTAQLIAGLLIISLGLLVPDTFLYTLPSVLFIISGLLSYAAGHSPNISLTKLSFSLNIISLFWATAALVICLYKLTSPPWSETENGIQGMTAVLIALELVVALILIYWESKAVCRDHFNILDKQVELGDKMDLASYLLKPIQRMSKYALLLKDLIKECGHTHEQELSDLRTAEEMVKFQLRHGNDLLAMDAIRVCDVNLKAGTVRCQENSCLCGRRNVFLFEDLILFSKTKKIDGGYDIYIYKQCYKVLRA from the exons atgtgt ACGGCACAGCTCATCGCTGGACTGCTGATTATCAGCCTGGGGTTGCTGGTGCCTGATACTTTTCTCTATACCCTGCCCAGTGTTCTG ttcataaTTTCAGGACTGCTGTCATACGCTGCAGGACACTCTCCAAATATAAGTCTG ACAAAACTATCATTTTCACTCAACATCATCAGCCTTTTTTGGGCCACAGCAGCCCTGGTCATTTGTCTGTATAAGCTTACTTCCCCACCCTGGAGTGAA ACAGAAAATGGAATACAAGGAATGACTGCTGTTCTTATTGCCCTGGAGCTGGTGGTTGCACTGATTCTGATCTATTGGGAGAGCAAAGCAGTGTGCCGAGATCACTTCAACATTCTG GACAAGCAGGTGGAGCTGGGTGACAAGATGGACTTGGCCTCATACCTGCTGAAGCCCATCCAGCGCATGAGCAAATACGCTCTGCTGCTGAAGGACCTGATAAAAGAGTGTGGGCACACCCACGAGCAGGAGCTCAGCGACCTGCGCACTGCCGAGGAGATGGTCAAGTTCCAGCTGCGCCACGGCAACGACCTGCTGGCCATGGATGCCATCCGCGTCTGTGAC GTGAACCTGAAGGCAGGGACAGTCAGGTGTCAGGAGAATTCATGTCTGTGTGGCCGGAGAAATGTCTTCCTGTTCGAAGACCTCATCCTCTTCAGCAAGACCAAAAAGATTGATGGGGGATACGACATCTACATCTACAAGCAGTGCTACAAGGTCCTGAGAGCTTAA
- the LOC135261399 gene encoding pleckstrin homology domain-containing family G member 4B-like isoform X1 codes for MVSMGIGNKPFMDIKPSDAAISDRAIDYIMKGSVTEGSETSSQCTSSDSMTGLNGLTIPSTIAMETFSNDGAPFLCASSSSSSPPQVTSPAPFQKEQDLQSQNNKFITANKTSHITLGLSTVV; via the exons ATGGTTTCCATGGGGATTGGCAACAAACCGTTCATGGATATCAAACCCAGTGATGCTGCCATCAGTGACCGGGCCATCGATTACATCATGAAAGGGTCAG TCACTGAAGGCTCAGAGACATCTTCTCAGTGTACCTCTAGTGACAGCATGACAGGCCTCAATGGCCTCACAATTCCCTCCACCATCGCCATGGAAACCTTCTCCAATGATGGCGCCCCCTTTTTGTGTGCGTCCTCCTCTTCTTCGTCGCCCCCGCAAGTCACTTCTCCGGCCCCATTCCAGAAGGAGCAGGACCTCCAGTCGCAGAACAACAAGTTCATCACAGCA aACAAGACATCTCATATAACATTAGGCCTCTCAACAGTGGTCTGA
- the LOC135261399 gene encoding pleckstrin homology domain-containing family G member 4B-like isoform X2, with the protein MVSMGIGNKPFMDIKPSDAAISDRAIDYIMKGSVTEGSETSSQCTSSDSMTGLNGLTIPSTIAMETFSNDGAPFLCASSSSSSPPQVTSPAPFQKEQDLQSQNNKFITAL; encoded by the exons ATGGTTTCCATGGGGATTGGCAACAAACCGTTCATGGATATCAAACCCAGTGATGCTGCCATCAGTGACCGGGCCATCGATTACATCATGAAAGGGTCAG TCACTGAAGGCTCAGAGACATCTTCTCAGTGTACCTCTAGTGACAGCATGACAGGCCTCAATGGCCTCACAATTCCCTCCACCATCGCCATGGAAACCTTCTCCAATGATGGCGCCCCCTTTTTGTGTGCGTCCTCCTCTTCTTCGTCGCCCCCGCAAGTCACTTCTCCGGCCCCATTCCAGAAGGAGCAGGACCTCCAGTCGCAGAACAACAAGTTCATCACAGCA CTGTGA
- the LOC135261395 gene encoding membrane-spanning 4-domains subfamily A member 15, producing MHDPGSPADMANTFKSDDHMVITIPLSSINKGQEGKLLPENFHCVFKDVYKVFLKGNPKALGTAQLIAGLLIISLGLLVPDTFLYTLPSVLFIISGLLSYAAGHSPNMSLTKLSFSLNIISLFWATAALVICLYKLTSQRWSETENGIQGTTAVLIALELVVALILIYWESKAVCRDHYNILPVINLKHEA from the exons ATGCATGACCCAGGTTCTCCTGCAG ATATGGCCAACACGTTCAAGTCAGATGATCACATGGTGATAACTATACCCCTCTCCAGCATCAACAAGGGACAAGAAGGGAAACTGCTACCAGAGAACtttcactgtgtttttaaaGATGTGTACAAAGTCTTTCTCAAAGGAAACCCGAAGGCTTTAGGG ACGGCACAGCTCATCGCTGGACTGCTGATTATCAGCCTGGGGTTGCTGGTGCCTGATACTTTTCTCTATACCCTGCCCAGTGTTCTG ttcataaTTTCAGGACTGCTGTCATACGCTGCAGGACACTCTCCAAATATGAGTCTG ACAAAACTATCATTTTCACTCAACATCATCAGCCTTTTTTGGGCCACAGCAGCCCTGGTCATTTGTCTGTATAAGCTTACTTCCCAACGCTGGAGTGAA ACAGAAAATGGAATACAAGGAACGACTGCTGTTCTTATTGCCCTGGAGCTGGTGGTTGCACTGATTCTGATCTATTGGGAGAGCAAAGCAGTGTGCCGAGATCACTACAACATTCTG CCCGTGATCAACCTGAAGCATGAGGCATGA